A genome region from Camelina sativa cultivar DH55 chromosome 10, Cs, whole genome shotgun sequence includes the following:
- the LOC104719881 gene encoding dynamin-related protein 1A, which produces MENLISLVNKIQRACTALGDHGDSSALPTLWESLPAIAVVGGQSSGKSSVLESIVGKDFLPRGSGIVTRRPLVLQLQKIDDGTREYAEFLHLPRKRFTDFAAVRKEIQDETDRETGRSKSISSVPIQLSIYSPNVVNLTLIDLPGLTKVAVDGQSESIVKDIENMVRDYIEKPNCIILAISPANQDLATSDAIKISREVDPSGERTFGVLTKIDLMDKGTDAVEILEGRSFKLKYPWVGVVNRSQADINKNVDMIAARKREREYFSNTTEYRHLAHKMGSEHLAKMLSKHLEHVIKSRIPSIQSNINKTVLQLETELSRLGKPIAADAGGKLYSIMEICRLFDQIFKEHLDGVRAGGEKVYNVFDNQLPAALKRLQFDKQLAMDNIRKLVTEADGYQPHLIAPEQGYRRLIESSIVSIRGPAEASVDTVHAILKDLVHKSVNETVELKQYPALRVEVTNAAIESLDKMREGSKKATLQLVDMECSYLTVDFFRKLPQDVEKGGNPTHSIFDRYNDSYLRRIGSNVLSYVNMVCAGLRNSIPKSIVYCQVREAKRSLLDHFFAELGTMDMKRLSSLLNEDPAIMERRSAISKRLELYRAAQSEIDAVAWSK; this is translated from the exons ATGGAGAATCTGATCTCTCTGGTTAACAAGATACAGAGGGCTTGCACGGCTCTCGGAGACCATGGAGACTCCAGCGCCCTACCTACTCTCTGGGAGTCCTTGCCTGCGATTGCCGTCGTTGGTGGTCAG AGCTCAGGGAAGTCTTCAGTCCTGGAGAGCATCGTGGGAAAGGACTTTTTACCCCGTGGATCTG GTATTGTTACTCGAAGGCCCCTTGTCTTACAGTTGCAAAAGATTGATGATGGAACCCGGGAGTATGCAGAGTTTCTTCACCTCCCGAGGAAAAGATTTACTGATTTTG CTGCTGTGAGGAAGGAGATCCAAGATGAGACTGACAGAGAGACTGGACGCAGCAAGTCTATTTCTAGTGTTCCCATTCAGCTTAGCATATACTCTCCCAATG TTGTCAACTTGACACTGATAGATCTTCCAGGGCTTACAAAAGTTGCTGTTG ACGGACAATCTGAAAGTATAGTGAAGGACATTGAAAACATGGTTAGGGACTACATTGAAAAG CCCAACTGCATCATTTTGGCTATTTCACCTGCAAACCAAGATCTTGCTACCTCAGATGCAATTAAAATTTCCCGTGAGGTTGATCCATCGG GGGAGAGAACATTTGGTGTCTTGACAAAGATTGATCTTATGGACAAGGGGACTGATGCAGTGGAA ATTCTGGAAGGGAGATCTTTTAAACTTAAGTATCCATGGGTTGGTGTGGTCAACCGTTCCCAAGCAGATATTAACAAGAATGTCGACATGATTGCCGCTCGAAAAAGAGAAAGGGAATACTTTTCCAATACTACTGAGTATAGGCACCTTGCTCATAAAATGGGTTCCGAGCATTTGGCAAAGATGCTCTCCAAG CATCTAGAACATGTGATCAAATCGAGAATTCCAAGCATTCAGTCTAATATTAACAAGACAGTATTACAGCTGGAAACTGAGCTAAGTCGCCTTGGAAAGCCTATTGCAGCTGATGCAGGG GGGAAATTGTACTCAATAATGGAGATATGTCGGCTTTTTGATCAAATATTCAAGGAACATCTTGATGGAGT GCGTGCTGGTGGTGAAAAGGTGTATAACGTGTTTGATAACCAGCTTCCTGCGGCTCTGAAGAGACTCCAGTTTGACAAACAGCTGGCGATGGACAACATCCGGAAGCTGGTCACTGAGGCTGATGGTTACCAGCCTCACTTGATTGCTCCAGAGCAAGGTTACCGTCGCCTCATTGAGTCTTCTATTGTCTCCATCAGAGGCCCTGCTGAAGCATCTGTTGACACC GTTCATGCCATCCTGAAGGATCTGGTTCACAAGTCTGTGAATGAGACTGTG GAGCTAAAGCAATACCCAGCTCTGAGAGTGGAGGTGACAAACGCGGCCATAGAGTCGCTGGATAAAATGCGGGAAGGAAGCAAGAAAGCAACACTACAGCTGGTTGACATGGAGTGCAGTTACCTCACTGTTGATTTCTTCAGGAAACTTCCCCAGGATGTTGAGAAGGGTGGTAACCCCACACACTCCATTTTTGACCGCTACAATGATTCCTATCTCAGACGAATCG GATCCAATGTTTTGTCTTACGTGAACATGGTCTGTGCTGGCCTGCGGAATTCAATCCCTAAGTCCATCGTCTACTGCCAAGTCAGAGAAGCCAAGCGCAGCCTCCTCGACCATTTCTTTGCCGAGCTCGGTACCATGGAT ATGAAGAGGCTCTCGTCGCTATTGAACGAAGATCCAGCAATCATGGAGAGACGCAGTGCCATCTCTAAGCGGCTGGAGTTGTACCGAGCTGCCCAATCCGAGATCGACGCTGTCGCTTGGTCCAAGTGA
- the LOC104720716 gene encoding putative ubiquitin-like-specific protease 1B produces the protein MAVVPNHGSRSRNRYRSISFRHSLDSRKKRTISDKPVSSSACKNTTISRLSLRQDFHTCCRGFLRIKLWVRASLLLKKKAARRHHRDDDLCSNHKDSKAHVVEVVDDRIEGHSSTDGSGGKKKLVEFSREPFLPLKEEEVAQVNSAFSETNRMKILVSHKKSSIQITGSTLQCLMPTQWLNDEVVNLYLELLKERETRDPQKFFKCHFFNTFFYIKLARDSGYNYQAVRRWTAYSKLGYNLIDCDIIFVPIHLGTHWAVAVINNREHKFMYFDSLNDEVFGPTILDALAKYLVDEVKDKNEKDIDVSSWDKILVNESPKQQNKYDCGMFMLKYIDFYSRGLSLQFSQKHMPYFRLRTTKEILRLQAD, from the exons atgGCCGTTGTACCCAACCATGGCAGTCGTAGTCGCAATCGCTACCGTAGCATCTCGTTCCGACACTCCCTAGATTCAAGAAAGAAACGCACAATCTCGGACAAACCTGTTTCTTCGTCTGCTTGTAAGAACACAACAATATCGAGATTGAGTCTTAGACAAGACTTTCACACCTGTTGCAGAGGATTTCTTAGAATCAAATTGTGGGTTCGTGCTTCCCTGTTACTGAAAAAGAAAGCAGCAAGGCGTCATCATAGAGATGATGATCTCTGTAGCAACCATAAAGATTCAAAAGCCCACGTTGTTGAAGTTGTCGATGATAGGATTGAGGGACATTCTTCCACGGATGGGAGTGGTGGTAAAAAGAAGCTTGTTGAG ttttcTCGTGAACCTTTCCTACCGCTCAAAGAGGAGGAAGTAGCTCAAGTCAACAGTGCCTTCTCTGAGACGAATag AATGAAGATTTTGGTTTCGCATAAAAAATCCTCTATTCAAATCACTGGAAGTACTTTACAATGCCTAATGCCAACTCAATGGCTTAACGACGAG gtCGTTAATCTCTATCTCGAGCtgctgaaagagagagaaactagAGATCCCCAAAAGTTCTTCAAGTGTCATTTCTTCAATACCTTCTTTTACATTAAG CTGGCACGCGACTCCGGTTACAACTACCAAGCTGTCAGGAGATGGACTGCCTACAGCAAGCTAGGATATAATCTTATTGACTGTGACATA ATATTTGTTCCGATCCACTTAGGTACACACTGGGCCGTGGCAGTGATTAACAATAGGGAACACAAGTTCATGTATTTTGATTCATTGAATGATGAAGTATTTGGTCCTACAATTTTGGATGCTCTG gCAAAGTACTTGGTGGATGAAGTAAAAGACAAGAATGAAAAGGATATTGACGTCAGTTCATGGGACAAGATACTCGTGAACGAATCTCCTAAGCAACAGAATAA GTACGACTGTGGGATGTTTATGCTTAAATACATTGATTTTTACAGTAGAGGACTGAGTCTACAGTTTAGCCAG AAACACATGCCATACTTCAGGTTAAGAACAACAAAGGAGATACTGAGACTGCAAGCCGACTAA